One stretch of Rhipicephalus sanguineus isolate Rsan-2018 chromosome 10, BIME_Rsan_1.4, whole genome shotgun sequence DNA includes these proteins:
- the LOC119372028 gene encoding zinc finger protein 649, with protein sequence MHKLFASVSVLFQLQGLKNLRSFWLRRSPHPALTKHPQQIQKGTILLQTGLRMPAERRYMRTLETFPLKRQTCHRIQRAQTKTANGNNANSASNTLARWKSCFSTPVTHSQDLPFWCDNCGAAFTCQGELTEHESTHVDKNRFCCALCSKIFINSTVLRDHTAVHRRHPGYRCHLCPMVYATRQQLLKHLDSHSKPYTCKVCNLSFFSNKTLTAHCDHPRGRPRDPPGQISTPPHSALQVPALPQDLLSQGTSGGPREVPHRGAALQLRHVREKLCPTPQPSCAQASASCKVSS encoded by the exons ATGCATAAGTTATTCGCTTCAGTCTCTGTTCTTTTTCAATTGCAGGGCTTGAAGAACCTGAGATCATTTTGGTTAAGGAGGAGCCCCCATCCAGCTCTGACGAAGCATCCGCAACAGATACAGAAAGGGACGATACTGTTACAAACTGGCCTTCGAATGCCCGCAGAGAGGAGGTACATGAGAACTCTGGAGACATTCCCACTGAAGCGACAGACGTGCCACAGGATACAGAGGGCTCAGACGAAGACGGCGAATGGCAACAATGCAAACAGTGCCAGCAATACTTTGGCACGCTGGAAATCCTGCTTCAGCACTCCTGTCACGCACTCGCAGGACTTGCCGTTCTGGTGCGATAACTGTGGCGCCGCCTTCACGTGCCAGGGAGAGCTGACGGAGCACGAGAGTACGCACGTCGATAAGAATCGGTTCTGTTGCGCGCTGTGCAGCAAGATATTCATCAACAGCACCGTGCTTCGAGATCACACCGCGGTTCACCGCAGACATCCCGGATATCGCTGCCACCTGTGCCCCATGGT GTATGCCACGCGTCAGCAGCTGTTAAAGCACCTGGACAGCCACAGTAAGCCTTACACCTGCAAAGTGTGCAACCTCAGTTTCTTCAGCAACAAGACCCTGACCGCTCACTGCGACCACCCACGCGGTCGCCCACGTGACCCCCCAGGTCAAATTTCAACACCGCCGCACTCTGCACTACAAGTGCCCGCACTGCCCCAGGACCTTCTATCACAGGGGACATCTGGTGGACCACGAGAGGTCCCACACCGGGGAGCGGCCCTTCAGCTGCGACATGTGCGAGAAAAGCTTTGCCCGACACCACAGCCTTCGTGTGCACAAGCGAGCGCATCATGCAAAGTAAGCTCATGA
- the LOC119372029 gene encoding zinc finger and BTB domain-containing protein 24 — protein sequence MGRPKKVRTAEEEAAYREARRAADRERQRRRRADPARLAQEMAAKRRRRAENPEYVQRENARERERQRRLREDPEATEALRERRRARRSMGGSKRPATVDVINEPQVCIKPVFTDVVVKTEPLDTADDSSVSGCCDTCTTVDGHEHECDICHKIFNTCLHLLQHSVVHYKEVPFMCSNCGAVFARREDKEKHEGTHTDKEVHQCVRCGMLCLNETMFRLHILEHYGQPSFDCHLCPMVFPLEEQLISHLQIHGEEPVHRCPQCDATFRSKGWLSKHLKSHHAV from the exons ATGGGAAGACCGAAGAAAGTCCGCACTGCCGAGGAAGAGGCTGCTTACCGAGAAGCGCGGCGCGCTGCCGACCGAGAACGGCAGCGCCGACGACGAGCGGATCCGGCGcggttagcccaagaaatggctgcaaaGCGACGACGGCGGGCCGaaaaccccgagtacgtacaacgagagaatgccagagaacgggaaaggcaacgtcggctgcgagaagaccccgaagcgacggaagccctacgcgaacgacgacgtgcccgtagatctatgggag gAAGCAAACGGCCTGCAACCGTAGATGTCATCAACGAACCTCAAGTGTGCATTAAGCCTGTGTTTACAGACGTTGTCGTCAAGACTGAACCTCTGGACACTGCAGATGATTCGTCTGTCAGTGGCTGCTGTGACACCTGCACAACAGTAGACGGTCACGAGCACGAATGCGACATCTGTCACAAGATCTTCAACACGTGCCTGCACCTCCTTCAGCATTCCGTTGTGCACTACAAGGAGGTTCCGTTCATGTGTTCAAATTGCGGAGCAGTGTTTGCGCGCCGGGAAGACAAGGAGAAGCACGAGGGCACACACACCGACAAGGAGGTGCACCAGTGCGTGAGGTGCGGCATGTTGTGCCTGAATGAGACAATGTTCCGGCTACACATTCTGGAACACTATGGCCAGCCTTCGTTCGACTGCCACTTGTGCCCTATGGT GTTTCCGTTAGAGGAACAGCTTATAAGTCATTTACAAATCCACGGCGAGGAACCAGTTCATAGGTGCCCACAATGTGATGCCACATTTAGGAGCAAAGGTTGGCTTTCAAAGCACCTTAAATCCCACCACGCTGTTTGA